The Microvirga thermotolerans sequence TCGAGATGATCGAGCGGCTCTGCATCCAGGTGAAGCAGTCGTGCAGGGCGACCCAGGCGCCGGTGATGGAGGCGGTGCGGGTGCCGCCGTCCGCCTGGATCACGTCGCAGTCGATCACGATCTGCCGCTCGCCGATGGCGGGAAGGTTCACCACGGCGCGCAGGGAGCGGCCGATGAGGCGCTGGATCTCCTGCGTGCGGCCGGACGGCCTGCCGGCGGTGACCTCCCGGCGCGTGCGCTCGTGGGTGGCGCGGGGCAGCATGGCGTATTCGGCGGTGATCCAGCCCTTGCCGGAGCCGCGCAGCCACGGCGGGCCCTTCTCCTCGAGGGAGGCGGTGCACAGCACCTTGGTGTTGCCGAAGGAGACGAGGCAGGAGCCTTCCGCATAGCGCGCGACGCCACGCTCCAGGCTGACGGGGCGCAGTTCGTCGGGGGCACGTTGGGAAGGGCGCATCGCTGGTCGGTCTCCATGGGACTGTGAAGCTCCGGTGGTCTTATCGGTCCTCGCGCACGACGGCAAGGAGAGCGGCGCCCGTCATCTTCGGCAGTCCTTGCGACAAGCCTTGCGTTTGGCCCCGGCACTCTTCACATAATGAGGTTACAGCACGGACGAACCGAGGTTTGAGCGCCCCTTCGATGAACCGGCAGAGCCCATCCGCACCGTTCGGCGAGATCCGCGCCATGGCCGAACTGAACGACCGCTCGCGGGAGATCTTCCGACAGATCGTCGAGAGCTATCTCGCCACGGGCGAGCCGGTCGGCTCGCGCAACCTGTCGCGCCTCCTGCCGATGACGCTCTCCCCCGCCTCGATCCGCAACGTGATGGCGGACCTGGAGGCGGCGGGCCTGATCTTCGCGCCCCATACCAGCGCCGGCCGCCTGCCGACCGAGATGGGCCTGCGCTTCTTCGTCGACGCCATGCTGGAGATCGGCGACGTGGGCCTGGAGGAGCGCGCCCGCATCGAGGCGCAGATGAAGGCGGCCGCCTCCGGCCACACGCTGGAGACGGCGCTCGCCGAGGCCTCGGCGCTCCTCTCGGGCATGTCGCGCGGCGCGGGCGTGGTCGTCACGTCCAAGTCGAACGCGCGCCTCAGGCACATCGAGTTCGTGCGGCTCGACCCGGCCCGCGCCCTCGTCGTGCTGGTGGGCGAGGACGGCTCGGTCGAGAACCGCCTGCTCGACCTGCCCGCGGGCCTGCCCGCCAGCGCCCTCACGGAGGCGGGCAACTTCCTGAACGCCCGCATCCGCGGCAAGACCCTCGCCGACCTCAAGCAGGAGATCGCCGCCCGCCGCAGCGACATGGAGCGCGAGCTCGACGCGCTCACCGCCCGGCTGGTCGAGGCGGGGCTCGCCACCACCGTCGGCGCGGCGGACACCCGCCAGCTCATCGTGCGCGGGCAGGCCAACCTGCTGGAGGACCTGAAGGCCGCCGAGGACCTCGAGCGCATCCGCCTGCTGTTCGAGGACCTGGAAACCCAGACCGACGTGATCGACCTGCTCACCCGGGCCGAGAACGGCGAGGGCGTGCGCATCTTCATCGGTTCGGAGAACAAGCTCTTCTCTCTCTCCGGCTCGTCGATGATCGCGGCCCCGTTCCGGGACGGAAGCCAGAAGATCGTCGGCGTGCTCGGCGTCATCGGCCCGACTCGGCTCAACTACGCGCGCATCGTGCCGATGGTGGACTACACGGCGCGGGTCATCTCCCGGATCCTGGAGAAGGGCCGCTGAGGAGGCCGCCGCTCCGCGCGGCGCAGGCCCGGCGGCGCTCACAGCATCAGCTGCATCAGCAGGAGGTCGAGGGGGCGGCCGAACTTCCAGCCGACCTCCCTCAGGCGCCCGGCCTCCACGAAGCCGAGGCCGGCATGCAGGCGCACGGACGCCTCGTTGGGCAGGCCGATGCCGGCGACCATCACGTGCCGGCCCTGGGCCTTCGCTTCCGCGATCAGGGCCCGCATGAGGGCGCGGGCGATCCCGCGCCCCTGCCGGTCCTGCCGCACATAGATCGAGTTCTCGACGGTGCGGTCGTAACCCTCCCCCGTCCGGAACGGCCCGTAGGACGCATATCCCACCGCCTCGCCGCCCTCGTCGGCCACCAGGACGGGAAACCCCATCGCCAGGCGCCCTTCGAACCA is a genomic window containing:
- the rph gene encoding ribonuclease PH translates to MRPSQRAPDELRPVSLERGVARYAEGSCLVSFGNTKVLCTASLEEKGPPWLRGSGKGWITAEYAMLPRATHERTRREVTAGRPSGRTQEIQRLIGRSLRAVVNLPAIGERQIVIDCDVIQADGGTRTASITGAWVALHDCFTWMQSRSIISINPLREPVAAISCGIYQGTPVLDLDYAEDSAAETDANFVITGSGGLVEVQGTAEGKPFSEEEFFSLLRLAKAGVAQLVELQRKAVA
- the hrcA gene encoding heat-inducible transcriptional repressor HrcA, translating into MAELNDRSREIFRQIVESYLATGEPVGSRNLSRLLPMTLSPASIRNVMADLEAAGLIFAPHTSAGRLPTEMGLRFFVDAMLEIGDVGLEERARIEAQMKAAASGHTLETALAEASALLSGMSRGAGVVVTSKSNARLRHIEFVRLDPARALVVLVGEDGSVENRLLDLPAGLPASALTEAGNFLNARIRGKTLADLKQEIAARRSDMERELDALTARLVEAGLATTVGAADTRQLIVRGQANLLEDLKAAEDLERIRLLFEDLETQTDVIDLLTRAENGEGVRIFIGSENKLFSLSGSSMIAAPFRDGSQKIVGVLGVIGPTRLNYARIVPMVDYTARVISRILEKGR
- a CDS encoding GNAT family N-acetyltransferase; the encoded protein is MTTTVRPAGEADLPAILALHNHHILNTLSIWRLQPADLAERKAWFEGRLAMGFPVLVADEGGEAVGYASYGPFRTGEGYDRTVENSIYVRQDRQGRGIARALMRALIAEAKAQGRHVMVAGIGLPNEASVRLHAGLGFVEAGRLREVGWKFGRPLDLLLMQLML